From Ipomoea triloba cultivar NCNSP0323 chromosome 5, ASM357664v1, the proteins below share one genomic window:
- the LOC116020857 gene encoding OVARIAN TUMOR DOMAIN-containing deubiquitinating enzyme 5, which yields MEDTPKVEEELSELASENAPQKMQETREEMLSRHRKEISKLQDKETAMKKAAAKGSKAEQKAKKKQVDEEMSKLLTELKEQHSAELASLGYSGNINGKDKGTLENLVNAIAGVSVSNQAEHSKPSKSVKRREKRAQQEAAREQRIQEEQSNITSDRVIENEKLEKKLEPLGLTINEIKPDGHCLYRAVENQLALHSGGSSPYTYQELRQMVAAYMRKHASDFLPFFLSENIIEGESDDSLMQRFDNYCREVESTAAWGGQLELGALTHILKKHILIYSGSFPDVEMGKEYKPTSVAASFEPSIMLSYHRHAYGLGEHYNSVIPNSA from the exons ATGGAGGACACACCTAAAGTAGAGGAGGAATTGTCTGAGTTGGCCTCTGAAAATGCACCTCAGAAGATGCAAGAAACCAGGGAAGAGATGCTTTCTAGGCACAG AAAAGAGATTTCCAAGCTACAGGACAAAGAAACTGCAATGAAAAAGGCAGCTGCAAAAGGTAGCAAGGCGGAGCAGAAAGCTAAGAAGAAACAAGTAGATGAAGAGATGTCTAAACTTTTGACAGAGCTCAAAGAACAACATTCTGCAGAACTTGCTTCTCTGGGCTATAGTGGTAATATCAATGGGAAAGATAAAGGAACTCTTGAAAATTTGGTGAATGCCATTGCTGGGGTATCTGTCAGCAATCAAGCTGAACATTCAAAGCCTAGTAAGAGTGTCAAGAGGCGTGAAAAAAGAGCTCAACAAGAAGCAGCCAGAGAGCAAAGAATACAAGAAGAGCAGAGTAATATTACAAGTGATCGGGTCATTGAGAATGAGAAGCTGGAAAAGAAGCTTGAACCCCTTGGATTGACCATTAATGAAATAAAGCCTGATGGACACTGTCTCTATAGAGCTGTTGAGAATCAGCTAGCTCTACATTCTGGAGGCTCATCTCCTTATACTTACCAAGAACTACGACAGATGGTGGCTGCTTACATGAGGAAGCATGCATCTGATTTCCTTCCTTTTTTCCTCTCTGAGAATATTATTGAAGGCGAATCAGATGATTCTCTTATGCAGAGGTTTGATAACTATTGTAGAGAAGTGGAGTCAACTGCAGCATGGGGAGGACAACTTGAGCTCGGTGCCCTCACTCATATCTTAAAGAAACATATCCTGATATATTCAGGATCTTTCCCTGATGTGGAGATGGGAAAGGAATACAAACCCACCAGTGTAGCTGCCTCATTTGAGCCAAGTATCATGCTATCATACCACAGGCATGCATACGGACTTGGCGAGCATTATAACTCGGTCATCCCCAACTCAGCTTGA